Within the Metasolibacillus fluoroglycofenilyticus genome, the region AAAGTTATTGCGCTCCTACAATGTCGCTAATTTATTTTTTGAGCCTAGCACGAGAACGAAAACAAGCTTTGAAATGGCTGAGCGCCGCATAGGCTGTACAGTCATTCCATTCGATGCCGAATTTTCAAGTGCACTAAAGGGTGAAACGATGTACGATACGGTAAAGACACTTGAAATGATTGGACTAGATGCAGTCATCATTCGTGCAAAGGAAGATGAATATTACAATGAGCTTTTAGAGGGAATTAATTGCGCTGTAATCAATGCAGGGGATGGAGCAGGGCAGCATCCATCGCAAAGTCTGCTTGATTTATACACGATTCAAAAAGAGTTTGGCACATTTGAAAACTTAAATATTACGATTGTGGGGGATATATCTCATAGTCGTGTGGCAAAGTCGAATGCAGCTGCATTGACAAGGCTAGGTGCGAATGTACGCTTTCTATGTCCGGCAGAATGGGCGGGTCACTTTGAAGCACATCATTCATGGGATGATTTGATTCAAGATAGTGATGTCATTATGCTACTACGCATTCAGCATGAGCGTCATTCAGTAAGTAAGAGCTTTTCTAAAGAAAGCTATCATGAGCAATATGGTTTAACGGTAGCGCGTGAGGCACAAATGAAGAAGGGGGCCATTATTATGCATCCTGCCCCAGTAAATCGCGATGTTGAAATTGCCGACCAACTTGTAGAATGTGAGCGTTCACGTATTTTCCAGCAAGTGCGAAACGGCGTCTATGCACGTATGGCTATTTTAGAAACAATTCTGAAGGAGAGAGAATAACATGACAACTTTTATCCATAACGTAAAAATGGTGAATGAAGTAAGTGAGCTAGTAATGACAAGCATTACAATTGAAGAAGGTAAAATTACAGCAATTGGTGGCGAACAACCAGCCTCCGCACAAGTCATTGATGGTCAAGGTAATTTAGTAGCACCGGGCTTTGTCGATGTTCATACACATTTACGTGAACCGGGCTTTGAGCATAAAGAAACGATTGCTACTGGTACAGCATCAGCAGCAAAAGGTGGCTTCACAACAATTTGTGCCATGCCAAATACGAAGCCAGTACCAGATTCAGTTGAAAATATGCAATTAATTCAAGGCTTGATTAAAGAAAGTGCAGTTATTCGCGTATTGCCTTATGGCTCGCTAACGAAAGATATCTCCGGTGAAGTGCGTACAAACATGGAAGAACTTAAAGCTCATGGTGCAGTAGCCTTTTCAGATGATGGTGTAGGTATTCAGCTAGCAGCAACGATGTATGAGCAAATGAAGGAAGCAGCTCGCCTTGATGCAATCGTTGTCGCACACTGTGAAGATAACTCTTTAATTTACGAAGGTGTGATGCATGAGGGCAAACGTAATAAAGAGCTTGGCTTACCAGGTATTCCTTCGATTTGTGAATCGGTGCAAATTGCACGTGACGTCTTATTAGCGGAAGCAGCAGGCGCACGCTACCATGTTTGTCATGTCTCAACGAAGGAGTCTGTACGTGCAGTACGTGATGCAAAGGCAGCAGGTATTCGTGTAACGGCTGAGGTATGCCCGCATCATTTATTGCTAGAGGAAATGGACATTCCTTCAGATGATGCGAATTGGAAAATGAATCCACCACTACGTGCAGCAGATGATAAAGATTCTTTACATGCAGCATTATTAGATGGCACGATTGATTGCATCGCAACAGACCATGCGCCACATACAGTAGAGGAAAAGTGCTGCGGTATGGTAGGCGCACCATTCGGCATCGTAGGCTTTGAAACAGCCTTCCCATTGTTATATACAAGCTTTGTTGAAACAGGGAAATGGACATTAAAGCAATTAATTGACTGGATGACAGTGAAGCCTTCTCAAATTTTTGATTTGCCATATGGCACATTAACAGTAGGTGCATCGGCGGATTTAACAATTATTGATTTAACGAAAGAGCAAACAGTCGATGCAGAAGGATTTGTAACAAAAGGTCGTAATACACCATTTAATGGTTGGGTCGCTAAGGGCTGGCCAATATTAACGATGGTTGAAGGCAAAATCGCATACGAGGAGGCACAATAATAATGAAAAAGCGCTCATTAATTTTAGAAGACGGTACAGTATTCAACGGTATCGCATTTGGTAGTGATAGAGCTTCACAAGGAGAGGTCGTATTTACAACAGGTATGACTGGCTATCAGGAAACATTATCAGACCCATCCTTTTATGGACAAATCGTAACGTTAACATATCCTTTAATCGGGAATTACGGTATTAACCGTGATGATTTTGAAGGAATTACGCCAACAATTCGTGGCTTTGTAGTGCGTGAGCTAGAGGAATATCCATCAAACTTTCGCTGTGACATGACATTAAATGATTATTTGAAAAGCCAAGATATTCCGGGAATTGAGGGCATCGATACACGTAAACTGACGCGCATTATTCGCTCAAAAGGTGTAGTACGCGCCATTTTAACTGCTGCGGATGAGGCAGTGAATGTAGAAGAAATTGTCGCACATTTACAAGTGACACCACTTATTACACACCATGTAAGAGAGGTATCACCTAAGGCAGCTTATCCATCACCGGGGCGTGGCAAGCGCGTTGTTGTCATGAATTTCGGCATGAAGCACGGTATTTTGCGAGAGCTGAATAAACGTGATTGTGATGTACTTGTCGTACCTTACAATACATCGGCAGAGCAAATTTTAGCGTGGCATCCAGATGGCATTATGCTATCAAACGGTCCGGGCAATCCAGCAGATGTAGCAGAGGGTATCGAAACAATTAAAAATTTAATTGGGAAAGTGCCGATGTTCGGTATTTGCTTAGGTCACCAGCTCTTTGCATTAGCAAGCGGCGCAACAAGCTTTAAATTACCATTCGGACATCGCGGGGCTAATCACCCAGTGAAAGATTTGCGCACAGGACGTACTGAATTAACATCTCAAAACCATGGCTATGCAGTGGATGCAGAGTCATTAGCAAATACTGATTTAGAAATTACACATATTGCATTAAATGATGGAACAGTTGAAGGATTACGTCATAAAACATACCCAATCTTTACTGTGCAATATCACCCTGAAGCATCACCAGGCCCGGAAGATTCAAATCACTTATTCGACGAATTCATTGACATGATGGAAGCAGAAAAGGAGAAAAAACATGCCTAAACGTACAGATATAAATTCAATTTTAGTTATCGGATCAGGTCCAATCGTTATCGGTCAAGCAGCAGAGTTTGACTATGCTGGTACACAAGCTTGTTTATCATTAAAAGAAGAGGGCTACCGCGTCATTTTAATTAACTCAAATCCTGCGACAATTATGACGGATACAGAAATTGCAGATAAAGTGTACATCGAGCCGATTTCATTAGAATTTGTTTCACGTATTTTACGTAAAGAACGCCCAGATGCTCTTTTACCAACATTAGGTGGACAAACAGGCTTAAACATGGCGATTGAATTACATGAATCGGGCATTTTAGATGAGCTGGGCATTGAAATTTTAGGAACGAAGCTTGATGCGATTCATAAAGCAGAGGACCGTGATTTATTCCGTAATTTAATGTATGAATTAGGTGCACCTGTACCAGAGTCAGATATTATCCACAATTTAGAAGAGGCAAAACGCTTTGTTGAAAAAATTGGCTTCCCAGTTATTGTACGCCCTGCCTTCACTTTAGGCGGTACAGGTGGTGGTATTTGTCATAACGACCAAGAGCTAGAAGAAATTGTAACGTCAGGTTTAAAATATTCACCAGTAACACAATGCTTACTTGAAAAATCAATTGCGGGCTTTAAAGAGATTGAGTATGAAGTAATGCGTGATGCTGCTGATAATGCAATCGTTGTATGTAGCATGGAAAACTTTGACCCTGTAGGGATTCATACAGGTGATTCAATCGTAGTTGCACCAGTTCAAACATTATCTGACCGTGAATATCAAATGCTGCGTAATATTTCTTTAGATATTATTCGGGCATTGAAAATTGAAGGCGGTTGTAATGTCCAATTGGCACTAGACCCAAATAGCTTCCAATACTATGTAATTGAAGTTAACCCACGTGTTTCGCGTTCATCTGCACTAGCATCGAAGGCAACAGGCTATCCTATTGCAAAGCTAGCAGCAAAAATTGCAGTCGGCTTAACTTTAGATGAAATTAAAAACCCTGTTACAGGCTCAACATTTGCATGCTTTGAGCCGTCAATTGACTATATCGTAGCAAAAATTCCACGCTGGCCATTTGATAAATTCGAATCAGCAAAGCGTAATTTAGGTACGCAAATGAAGGCAACTGGTGAGGTAATGGCACTTGGTCGCACATTTGAAGAAGCGTTATTAAAGGCTGTTCGCTCACTTGAAACAGGTCATGTTCATATTGAAATGAAGCATCCTGAAGAACTGACAGATACGTGGATAGAAAAGCGTATCCGCAAAGCAGGAGATGAGCGTTTATTCTTTATCGGTGAGGCATTGCGCCGTGGTGTAACAATCGAGCAAATTCATGAATGGTCAGCAATCGACTTATGGTTCCTAAAAAAATTAGAAAAAATTGTTGCAATGGAAAGCACATTAGCTACTAATAAAAATAATCAGGACGTATTGCGTTCAGCAAAACGCTTAGGCTTCGCGGATAAAAAGATTGCAGAGCTTTGGGAAACAACGCCAGAAGCTGTTTATGACTTCCGTAAAGAGCATGGCATTATCCCTGTTTACAAAATGGTTGATACTTGTGCAGCGGAATTTGAATCACAAACACCGTATTTCTACGGCACATACGAAGAAGAAAATGAATCCGTACGCACGGATAAGCCGTCTGTTGTTGTATTAGGTTCAGGTCCAATTCGCATCGGTCAAGGTGTAGAGTTCGACTATGCAACAGTACACTCTGTATGGGCGATTCAAGAGGCAGGCTATGAGGCGATTATTATTAACTCAAATCCTGAAACTGTATCAACAGACTTCTCAATTTCAGATAAGCTATATTTCGAGCCATTAACGATTGAGGATGTTATGCACATTATCGACTTAGAACAACCAATCGGCGTTGTTGTGCAATTCGGTGGGCAAACAGCGATTAATTTAGCGGACAAACTAGAAGCAAACGGTGTGAAAATTTTAGGTACGTCATTGGAAGATATCGACCGCGCGGAAAACCGTGATAAATTTGAACATGCCTTAAAAGAATTGAATATTCCACAGCCCCCTGGCGATACAGCTACTTCAGCAGAAGGTGCAATGGCAATTGCTGAAAAGCTTGGCTTCCCAGTATTAGTACGTCCGTCGTATGTACTTGGCGGTCGCGCAATGGAAATCGTTTATAACATGGAAGAATTAGCTCATTATATGGAGCATGCAGTTGAGGCTTCTCCAGACCATCCGGTGCTCGTTGACCGCTATTTAACGGGGCAGGAAATTGAAGTTGATGCGATTTGCGACGGTGAAAATGTATTGATTCCGGGCATTATGGAGCATATTGAGCGCGCAGGCGTACACTCTGGTGACTCGATTTCTGTATACCCACCACAAAAGCTAACAGATGCGCAAAAGGAAACGCTCGTTGATTATACGACACGTCTAGCAAGGGGCCTAGGAATCGTTGGTTTAATGAATATTCAATATGTTATGAGCGAAGGAGAAATTTATGTAATCGAAGTAAATCCTCGTTCATCGCGTACAGTACCATTTTTAAGTAAAATTACGAACATCCCAATGGCAAATATCGCAACAAAAGCTATTTTAGGACAAGCAATTCCAGCGCAAGGCTATCCAACTGGTTTAGCTCCTGAGCAATCAGGCGTATTTGTTAAAGTGCCAGTATTTTCATTCGCGAAGCTGCGTCGCGTAGACATTACATTAGGCCCTGAAATGAAATCAACAGGCGAAGTAATGGGCAAAGACGCTACATTAGAAAAGG harbors:
- a CDS encoding aspartate carbamoyltransferase catalytic subunit, whose protein sequence is MKNLLSMEHLTNEEILHILERAKAFENGEPSKLLRSYNVANLFFEPSTRTKTSFEMAERRIGCTVIPFDAEFSSALKGETMYDTVKTLEMIGLDAVIIRAKEDEYYNELLEGINCAVINAGDGAGQHPSQSLLDLYTIQKEFGTFENLNITIVGDISHSRVAKSNAAALTRLGANVRFLCPAEWAGHFEAHHSWDDLIQDSDVIMLLRIQHERHSVSKSFSKESYHEQYGLTVAREAQMKKGAIIMHPAPVNRDVEIADQLVECERSRIFQQVRNGVYARMAILETILKERE
- a CDS encoding dihydroorotase gives rise to the protein MTTFIHNVKMVNEVSELVMTSITIEEGKITAIGGEQPASAQVIDGQGNLVAPGFVDVHTHLREPGFEHKETIATGTASAAKGGFTTICAMPNTKPVPDSVENMQLIQGLIKESAVIRVLPYGSLTKDISGEVRTNMEELKAHGAVAFSDDGVGIQLAATMYEQMKEAARLDAIVVAHCEDNSLIYEGVMHEGKRNKELGLPGIPSICESVQIARDVLLAEAAGARYHVCHVSTKESVRAVRDAKAAGIRVTAEVCPHHLLLEEMDIPSDDANWKMNPPLRAADDKDSLHAALLDGTIDCIATDHAPHTVEEKCCGMVGAPFGIVGFETAFPLLYTSFVETGKWTLKQLIDWMTVKPSQIFDLPYGTLTVGASADLTIIDLTKEQTVDAEGFVTKGRNTPFNGWVAKGWPILTMVEGKIAYEEAQ
- a CDS encoding carbamoyl phosphate synthase small subunit, coding for MKKRSLILEDGTVFNGIAFGSDRASQGEVVFTTGMTGYQETLSDPSFYGQIVTLTYPLIGNYGINRDDFEGITPTIRGFVVRELEEYPSNFRCDMTLNDYLKSQDIPGIEGIDTRKLTRIIRSKGVVRAILTAADEAVNVEEIVAHLQVTPLITHHVREVSPKAAYPSPGRGKRVVVMNFGMKHGILRELNKRDCDVLVVPYNTSAEQILAWHPDGIMLSNGPGNPADVAEGIETIKNLIGKVPMFGICLGHQLFALASGATSFKLPFGHRGANHPVKDLRTGRTELTSQNHGYAVDAESLANTDLEITHIALNDGTVEGLRHKTYPIFTVQYHPEASPGPEDSNHLFDEFIDMMEAEKEKKHA
- the carB gene encoding carbamoyl-phosphate synthase large subunit; translation: MPKRTDINSILVIGSGPIVIGQAAEFDYAGTQACLSLKEEGYRVILINSNPATIMTDTEIADKVYIEPISLEFVSRILRKERPDALLPTLGGQTGLNMAIELHESGILDELGIEILGTKLDAIHKAEDRDLFRNLMYELGAPVPESDIIHNLEEAKRFVEKIGFPVIVRPAFTLGGTGGGICHNDQELEEIVTSGLKYSPVTQCLLEKSIAGFKEIEYEVMRDAADNAIVVCSMENFDPVGIHTGDSIVVAPVQTLSDREYQMLRNISLDIIRALKIEGGCNVQLALDPNSFQYYVIEVNPRVSRSSALASKATGYPIAKLAAKIAVGLTLDEIKNPVTGSTFACFEPSIDYIVAKIPRWPFDKFESAKRNLGTQMKATGEVMALGRTFEEALLKAVRSLETGHVHIEMKHPEELTDTWIEKRIRKAGDERLFFIGEALRRGVTIEQIHEWSAIDLWFLKKLEKIVAMESTLATNKNNQDVLRSAKRLGFADKKIAELWETTPEAVYDFRKEHGIIPVYKMVDTCAAEFESQTPYFYGTYEEENESVRTDKPSVVVLGSGPIRIGQGVEFDYATVHSVWAIQEAGYEAIIINSNPETVSTDFSISDKLYFEPLTIEDVMHIIDLEQPIGVVVQFGGQTAINLADKLEANGVKILGTSLEDIDRAENRDKFEHALKELNIPQPPGDTATSAEGAMAIAEKLGFPVLVRPSYVLGGRAMEIVYNMEELAHYMEHAVEASPDHPVLVDRYLTGQEIEVDAICDGENVLIPGIMEHIERAGVHSGDSISVYPPQKLTDAQKETLVDYTTRLARGLGIVGLMNIQYVMSEGEIYVIEVNPRSSRTVPFLSKITNIPMANIATKAILGQAIPAQGYPTGLAPEQSGVFVKVPVFSFAKLRRVDITLGPEMKSTGEVMGKDATLEKALYKGLVAAGTEIKTYGTVLFTVSDKDKEEAIAIAKRFSKVGYRIMATEGTARSFEAAGIRTDVVEKIGAKGKTLIDVIQNGEAQLVINTLTKGKQPARDGFRIRRESVENGVPCLTSLDTAEAMLRVIESMTFTAEEMPKAEVK